A DNA window from Onthophagus taurus isolate NC chromosome 1, IU_Otau_3.0, whole genome shotgun sequence contains the following coding sequences:
- the LOC111414492 gene encoding exosome complex exonuclease RRP44, protein MFTTKTFVRKNKLGNYIKHTREHYIRDDIFCGFKFCETCSHTETSLSKDFQVKSSLIKKNHYLILDTNVILDQIDVLEEDVIGNVIILNTVLNEVKHRNLPTYRRLMSIIDNSKRHFYVFINDFNKETYLQQEKGETPNDYNDRCIRKACSWYIQHIPWETFVFISDDKANRSIAKNEDILSYSMSKYVSSLTGKEYLSDKLSKKDFHQEENAENVYPPHFSITSIHQGIKESTLHQGTFHASRDNFLEATVTIDAFEDPVIVRGRVGLNRAVDGDLVAIEILKKEDWIAPSDFIFEDEAGNENALEDVIEKEQKLSQVGKKGDIKPTGRVVGIIKRKWRQYCGILQDGLDGVYQLFIPAEKKIPKIRIETRQAEFLRTQKLIVAIDSWPRTSRYPNGHFVRALGKIGDQKTENEVVLLEHDVPHHQFSEEVLNCLPKLPWVITEEDVNKRVDLRHINICSVDPPGCTDIDDALHCRQLENGHFEVGVHIADVSHFIRPGTALDKEAASRATTVYLVNNRIDMVPDLLSSNLCSLRGGEERFAFSCVWELDKKANIINTRFHKSIIKSKKAMTYEEAQITIDDGSQTDELAQSLRNLNKLAKFLKKKRLEKGALVLASPEIKIMMDTETHDPIDVEVKKLFETNSMVEEFMLLANISVAEKILEDFPDCAMLRRHPEPPPINFDPVIKAGKHLGFEIRIDSGKHLADSLDAAVRADNPYLNTMLRILTTRCMMQAVYFASGMFTKAEFFHYGLAVPLYTHFTSPIRRYADIIVHRLLAVSVGSDSTYPDLLDKRKTSDLCQNLNYRNRMAQYAGRASIAFNTHLFFRGKIEDEEGYVLYVRKNALQILIPKFGLESTLYLGKKGEEKLSIFEYNEEDHTQKCGDIVFHAFDPVTVRISLDSNNIQHEKFVLQLVKPFIEGFSVAPLKPGDDQEDLRASPPKRRKKMKKNR, encoded by the exons atgtttactaCAAAGACTTTTGTACGAAAAAACAAACTTGGAAATTACATAAAG CATACAAGGGAACATTACATCCGAGATGATATCTTTTGCGGCTTTAAATTCTGTGAAACATGTTCCCATACAGAAACTAGTCTCTCAAAAGACTTCCAGGTTaaatcttctttaataaaaaagaatcattATCTTATTTTGGATACTAATGTAATTTTAGACCag ATTGATGTTTTAGAAGAAGATGTAATTGGAAAcgtaattatattaaatacagTCTTAAATGAGGTTAAACATCGAAATTTACCAACTTATCGTCGGCTAATGAGcataattgataattcgaAACGACATTTTTATGTgtttataaatgattttaataaagaaacttatTTGCAACAAGAAAAAGGGGAAACACCCAATGATTATAACGATAGATGCATTAGAAAAGCTTGTTCTTGGTATATTCAACATATTCCCTGGGAAACTTTTGTGTTTATTTCTGATGACAAAGCAAATAGGAGTATTGcaaaaaatgaagatatttTATCCTActcaa tGTCAAAATATGTAAGTAGTTTAACTGGAAAAGAATATCTTTCTGATAAGCTCTCAAAAAAAGATTTCCACCAAGAAGAAAATGCTGAAAATGTTTATCCACCTCATTTCTCCATAACATCAATTCACCAAGGCATCAAAGAATCCACTTTACATCAAGGAACATTCCATGCGTCTCGAGATAATTTCTTAGAAGCCACCGTTACAATTGATGCTTTTGAGGACCCGGTTATCGTACGAGGAAGAGTTGGTTTAAACAGAGCTGTAGACGGGGATTTGGTTGCGATTGAAATCTTGAAAAAAGAGGATTGGATCGCTCCgagtgattttatttttgaagacgAAGCTGGAAATGAAAACGCACTTGAAGATGTCATCGAGAAAGAACAGAAACTTTCTCAAGTTGGgaaaaaaggtgatattaaACCGACAGGACGAGTCGTTGGAATTATCAAGAGAAAATGGAGACAATATTGTGGGATTCTTCAAGATGGGCTTGATGGTGTTTATCAACTTTTCATTCCAGCTGAAAAAAAGATTCCTAAGATTCGTATTGAGACGAGACAAGCTGAGTTTTTGAGGACTCAAAAGTTAATTGTTGCTATTGATAGTTGGCCAAGGACATCTCGATATCcaaat ggTCATTTTGTTAGAGCTTTGGGTAAAATTGGAGAtcaaaaaactgaaaatgaaGTTGTTTTATTAGAACATGATGTCCCTCACCATCAATTTTCCGAAGAAGTTTTAAATTGTCTCCCAAAACTTCCTTGGGTTATAACGGAAGAG GATGTTAATAAACGCGTTGATTTACGTCACATAAATATTTGTTCAGTTGATCCACCAGGATGTACAGATATTGATGACGCTTTGCATTGCCGACAATTAGAAAACGGTCATTTCGAAGTTGGTGTTCATATCGCTGACGTATCTCATTTTATTCGACCGGGAACTGCTTTGGATAAAGAAGCAGCTTCTCGCGCGACGACTGTTTATCTTGTAAATAACAGAATCGACATGGTTCCTGATTTATTAAGTTCAAATTTATGCTCGTTAAGAGGTGGGGAAGAACGTTTCGCGTTTTCTTGCGTTTGGGAATTAGATAAAAAAGCCAACATTATTAATACTCGTTTTCATAAAAgtataattaaatcaaaaaaggcAATGACGTATGAAGAAGCCCAAATTACAATTGATGATGGTTCTCAAACCGATGAGTTGGCCCAatctttaagaaatttaaataaattagcgaagtttttaaaaaagaaacgattAGAAAAGGG AGCTTTAGTGTTGGCATCTCCTGAAATAAAGATAATGATGGATACAGAAACTCACGATCCAATCGATGtagaagttaaaaaattatttgaaactaaCTCGATGGTTGAAGAATTTATGTTATTAGCTAATATTAGTGTAGCtgaaaaaattcttgaagaTTTTCCAGATTGCGCAATGTTAAGAAGACATCCAGAACCACCACCAATTAATTTTGATCCTGTCATAAAAGCTGGAAAACATTTA GGTTTTGAAATTCGTATTGATTCTGGAAAACATTTAGCAGATTCTTTAGATGCAGCTGTAAGAGCTGATAATCCATACTTAAATACAATGTTAAGAATACTTACAACAAGATGTATGATGCAAGCTGTTTATTTTGCAAGTGGAATGTTCACAAAAGCCGAATTTTTTCATTACGGTTTAGCTGTTCCGCTTTATACGCATTTTACTTCACCAATTCGAAGATATGCCGATATAATAGTCCATCGACTTCTTGCAGTTTCAGTGGGTTCTGACTCAACATATCCTGATTTAttagataaaagaaaaactagCGACttgtgtcaaaatttaaattacaggAATCGAATGGCTCAATATGCTGGACGAGCTTCCATAGCTTTTAACACCcac ttattttttcgtggaaaaattgaagatgaaGAAGGTTACGTTTTGTACGTTCGTAAAAACgctttacaaattttaattccaAAATTCGGCTTGGAATCGACGCTTTATCTGGGGAAAAAGGGTGAAGAGAAATTAAGCATTTTCGAATACAACGAGGAAGATCATACACAAAAATGTGGCGATATTGTTTTTCACGCTTTCGATCCGGTTACGGTTCGAATAAGTTTGGATTCGAATAATATTCAGCACGAAAAATTCGTTCTTCAGTTGGttaaaccatttattgaaGGGTTCAGTGTGGCACCTTTAAAACCAGGAGATGATCAAGAAGATTTAAGGGCTAGTCCACCTAAAAGGcggaagaaaatgaaaaaaaatcgataa
- the LOC111414481 gene encoding ATP synthase subunit d, mitochondrial-like: MAKRISQSSINWAALAERVPEHQKPQFIAFKSKADNYLRKVQQLPDAPPKLDWAFYKAKVPVPGMVAEFEKSYSALNIPFPADTVSGQLDSQEKEIKQDIEKFKTESNARIEEYKKQLAHLASLLPYDQMTLEDYRDAFPEDALDTLNKPTFWPHAPEDQLGYVDKTEAPSKH; the protein is encoded by the exons ATGGCGAAAAGAATTTCCCAAAGTTCGATTAATTGGGCGGCTTTAGCCGAAAGAGTCCCGGAACATCAAAAGCCTCAATTTATTGCTTTCAAATCGAAAGCTGATAACTATTTAAGAAA AGTTCAACAATTGCCTGATGCACCACCAAAGCTAGATTGGGCTTTCTACAAAGCCAAAGTTCCGGTTCCTGGAATGGTAGCTGAATTTGAGAAATCCTATTCAGCTTTGAATATTCCTTTCCCTGCTGATACTGTTAGTGGTCAACTTGATTCCcaggaaaaagaaattaagcaGGATattgagaaatttaaaactgaaTCGAATGCTCGTATTGAAGA atataaaaaacaacttGCGCATTTAGCTTCTTTGCTTCCATATGATCAGATGACTTTGGAGGATTATAGGGATGCTTTCCCAGAGGATGCTTTGGACACTCTTAATAAACCAACGTTCTGGCCTCATGCTCCTGAGGAtcaattaggttatgttgataAAACTGAAGCACCAAGcaagcattaa